Proteins co-encoded in one Arachis hypogaea cultivar Tifrunner chromosome 13, arahy.Tifrunner.gnm2.J5K5, whole genome shotgun sequence genomic window:
- the LOC112735307 gene encoding uncharacterized protein, with product MKKNTVLDNAYIVPYNPSLLLKYACHINVEHTCQTSAIKYLFKYVHKGNDRVTASFFQSNDEGQLEKVIDEIRNYYDCRYISAYEAAWRIFGYEIQLKEPSVVKLPFHLPNKHPVVFRDYENIVDVIDRADGKPTKILAWMLANRLFASGRALTYSQFPTKFVWKEDISMWMPRKQGFSIGRLTHVPRGNGEDYYLRLLLNIQKGCLSFVDLWTVEGVVYTTFKEACYALGLLQDDKEFIDAILEASSWASAAYIRNLFVVLLLSNNIGRPEIVWQQCYGVLSEDILYNHRKKLHSADLQLSEDQIMNLTLSKIEKKLQANGRSLKEFCQMPFPSITSVEGLDDRLIMDELNFDRGVLHDEFTKNFTEMNVDQRKAFEVIMKAVDANDGAAIRSRGEIVLNVASSGIASLLLPNGQTAHSRFKIPLDLNEDSVCCIKQGTSLCKLVCKAKLIIWDEAPMLNKLCYEALDKCLRDILRFEPYYNAELPFGGKVVVLGGDFR from the exons atgaagaagaacaCAGTTCTCGATAATGCATACATAGTTCCGTACAACCCATCTCTATTGCTAAAGTATGCTTGCCACATTAACGTTGAGCATACATGTCAGACATCTGCcataaaatatttgtttaaataCGTTCACAAGGGAAATGATAGAGTCACGGCTTCTTTCTTCCAGAGCAATGACGAAGGACAGCTCGAAAAGGTAATTGATGAGATCAGAAATTACTACGATTGTAGGTACATATCTGCATATGAAGCTGCATGGAGAATATTTGGGTATGAGATACAACTTAAGGAACCATCGGTTGTCAAACTCCCTTTTCACTTACCAAACAAACATCCCGTGGTTTTTAGAGACTATGAGAACATAGTTGATGTCATCGACAGGGCTGACGGCAAGCCAACAAAGATCCTAGCATGGATGCTTGCAAATAGACTATTTGCATCTGGTCGTGCGCTTACCTATAGTCAGTTTCCAACCAAATTCGTTTGGAAAGAAGATATCTCCATGTGGATGCCTAGGAAACAAGGCTTCTCAATTGGCAGATTAACTCATGTCCCACGTGGTAATGGTGAAGACTATTACCTCAGGCTTCTActtaatattcaaaaaggttgttTGAGTTTTGTTGACTTGTGGACGGTTGAGGGCGTGGTGTATACTACGTTCAAGGAAGCATGCTATGCATTGGGGCTTCTACAAGATGATAAAGAATTTATTGATGCAATCTTAGAAGCAAGTTCTTGGGCATCTGCAGCTTACATACGCAACCTTTTTGTCGTCCTCTTATTGTCAAACAACATTGGTAGACCTGAAATCGTTTGGCAACAGTGTTATGGTGTGCTATCTGAGGACATCTTATATAATCATAGAAAAAAATTGCATTCTGCAG ACTTGCAACTTTCCGAGGACCAAATCATGAATCTCACCCTTTCAAAGATAGAGAAAAAACTCCAGGCTAATGGTAGATCGCTTAAAGAATTCTGTCAAATGCCTTTTCCAAGTATTACCTCTGTAGAGGGGTTAGATGATCGTTTGATCATGGATGAACTGAACTTTGACCGTGGTGTTCTACACGATGAGTTTACTAAAAACTTCACAGAAATGAATGTAGATCAAAGGAAAGCATTCGAAGTGATTATGAAGGCCGTAGATGCGAATGATGgag CAGCAATACGAAGTAGAGGTGAAATTGTTCTAAACGTGGCATCTAGCGGTATTGCTTCTTTGTTGCTTCCAAATGGACAAACAGCACATTCAAGGTTTAAAATACCCCTTGACTTGAACGAAGACTCGGTTTGTTGCATTAAACAAGGCACTTCGTTGTGCAAGCTGGTTTGCAAGGCAAAGCTTATTATATGGGATGAGGCACCCATGCTAAATAAATTGTGCTATGAGGCTCTTGACAAATGCTTGAGGGACATTCTTAGGTTTGAACCTTACTATAACGCAGAACTGCCATTCGGAGGAAAGGTGGTTGTTTTAGGGGGGGACTTTAGGTAG